Part of the Caulifigura coniformis genome, TCAGCTCGGGAGTCGTCAAAGGACGAGTGGGACGCCTGGTCAGTGCCACGTCCTGGATCGACCCGGGCAAGGCCGGCGATCCGCAGGGGCTGTGGATCGGCTGGAAGGCCTCGTTCGGCGGCGATCCGGTCGAGGTGACGGGCTTCGATTCGGCGACCGGCGAGATGCAGGTGGCCTCGCCCCCGGAGATGACTCCCCAGGCCGGGATGCAGTACGAACTGCGCTGCGGGAGCGAGGCGCCCATTGTCGCCATCCGCTATCTGCTCGGGCTGTCGCCAAAGGACGTCATCCCGCCAGTCGACGTCCGGCTGGGGACGACGCGCGGGACGAACGCACTGCTCGAGCGAAAGGGGGCCAGGGTGGCCTTCGTCGTCACCAAAGGTTTCAAGGATGTGCTCCTGATCGGCAACCAGGACCGTCCGAGGCTGTTCGACCTGACGATCAGGAAGCCGCAGCCACTCTTCAGCACGGTCGTCGAGATTGACGAGCGACTGGACGCCGACGGCAAAGTGCTCGTCGCCCCCAATCGGGACACGCTGAAGAAGCAGTTTGAGGAGCTGCGGCGGTCGAACGTCGATTCCCTGGCGATCTGCCTGCTGCATGCGTATCTGAACCCGGCACACGAGCAGCTGGTGGAGGAAGCCGCGCGCGCGGCGGGCTTCGATGAGATCAGCGTGTCGTCGCAGGTGTCGCCGCTGATCAAGCTGGTGAGCCGCGGGGATACCACCGTTCTCGATGCCTATCTGAATCCGATTCTGCGGCGGTATGTGTCCTCGCTGCGGCGCGACCTGGGCGAGACGACGCGGCTGAGGCTGATGACATCGGCCGGAGGTCTCGTAGAGGCGGGGAAGTTCTCTGGAAAAGACAGCATTCTTTCCGGGCCGGCGGGAGGCGTCATCGGCTACGCACGGGTCGGCGAGCAGGCCGGGTTTCCACGAACGATCGGCTTCGACATGGGGGGGACGAGCACCGACGTCTCCCGTTACGACGGCCAGTTCGACTACGAATATGAAACCCAGAAGGCCGGCGTGCGGATGGCCGTGCCGACGCTTGCCGTCGAGACCGTTGCCGCCGGCGGGGGCAGCATCTGCCGGTTCGACGGCGTGAAGCTCGTTGTCGGCCCCGAGAGCGCCGGGGCCGACCCTGGGCCCGCTTGTTATGGCCGCAGCGGGCCGCTGACGATGACCGACGTCAACCTGTCGCTCGGGCGACTCTTGCCGCACCGGTTCCCGTTCCTGCTGGACACGGCCGCCGTGGCGAAGCGGCTGGGGGATGTGTGCACCGCGGTCAACGCGGGGTCCGCCGGGAAAGACAAGGTACCTGAGGAAGTCGCGGCCGGATTTGTCGACGTCGCCAACGCGAACATGGCCCGGGCGATCCGGCGCATCTCGACCGCCAAGGGCTATGACCCATCCGAGTACGCGCTCGTCTGTTTCGGCGGCGCTGGCGGACTGCATGCCTGCGCGATGGCGCGTGAACTGCGGATGAAGCAGGTCTTCCTGCATCCGTTCGCAGGCCTCTTGAGCGCCTATGGAATGGGCGTGGCCGATGTGCGACGGCATGCCGAGCAGTCGGTCCTACAGCCACTGAATGCGTCGACGCTCGACGCGATCGCCGGCTCCGCCGCCGAACTCTCGGCCAGGCTGGTGAGCGACATTGTGTCCGAAGGGATTCCGGCCGATCGTGTGCAGGCTCGGCGAACGCTCGACCTGCGCTACAAGGGCGTGGAAGCGGTCATCAACGTGCCGTGGATCGACGGCGCAGACCCGGCGGTGGAGTACGAGAAGCAGCACGAGCGGCTGTACGGCTACAAGCGCCCGGGGCGGCCGATTGAGGTGTCCGTGCTGCGTGTGGAAGCGGTCGGCGGATGGAAATCGGAAGGCCTCCCGAAGCAGGAGAGCGTTGCGCGGCAGATCGAACCGAAAGAGCGGACACGCGCCTGGACGGGAAGCGGTTGGGCCGATGTGCCGGTGTTCGTCCGCGAGCAACTCCATGCCGGGGACACCTTCCGCGGTCCAGCGATCTTCTGCGAGCCGACATCGACGATCTGGGTGGAAGAGGGATTCGAGGCGAAGATCCTGCCGCGGGGCGAGATTCTGCTCAACGATGTCCGCGGGGCAGCGGTGGGTGAGCAGGCCAGCCGGGCGGACCTGGAGACGGCCGATCCGGTGCTGCTGGAGGTGTTCAACAACCAGTTCGCTTCGATCGCGGAACAGATGGGGCTGACGCTGCAGCGGACGTCGGTGTCGACGAATGTGAAGGAGCGACTCGACTTCAGCTGCGCCGTATTCGATGCCGCGGGTCAGCTGATCGTCAACGCGCCGCATATCCCCGTGCACCTCGGGGCGATGGGCGAAACGGTGCGTCGGATCATCAGCGATAACCCCGATCTCGCGCCGGGCGATGTGTACGTCACGAACGACCCCTATCGCGGAGGATCGCACCTGCCGGACGTGACCGTCGTGACGCCGGTCCATTCCGACTCGGGCGAATTGCGGTTCTTCACGGCCAGCCGGGCGCATCATGCAGAGATCGGTGGAATCGCCCCGGGAAGCATGCCGCCATTCTCGAAGACGCTCGCCGACGAAGGCGTTCTGATCCGGAACTTCAAACTGGTCGACAAGGGGACATCCCGCGAAGACGATCTCAAGGCGTTACTACTGAGCGGCGCTCACCCCACCAGAAACGTGGGCGACAACCTCGCGGACATCGCCGCCCAGGCGGCCGCAAACAAGGCCGGGGCAACGCTGCTACTGGATCTCATCGGCCAGCGAGGCTGGCCGATTGTCTCCGCTTACATGCGGCATATCCGCGAATCGGCATCGAAGAAGATGCGGCTCGCGCTCGCGAAGATGCCCGATGGCGATTACCGGCGAATCGACCACCTCGACGACGGATCTCCCATCGCGGTGAACGTCACGATCACTGGCGAGTCGGCGCGGGTCGATTTCAGCGGAACGGGCCCAGTGCTGAAAACGAACCTGAACGCGAACCGGGCGATCGTGCGGGCAGCGGTGCTCTATGTCTACCGCTGCCTGATCAACGAAGACATCCCGCTGAACGACGGCGTCCTCGAGCCAGTGGAGATTGTCCTTCCGGAATGTCTCCTCAGCCCACCCGCCAATGATGACCCGTCGCAGTGCGCGGCGATCGTCGGGGGGAATGTCGAGACCTCCCAGCGGGTGGTTGACGTTCTCCTTGGCGCGCTCGGCCTCGCGGCTGCGAGCCAGGGAACGATGAACAACCTGACCTTCGGGAACACGACCTTCGGCTACTACGAGACGATTTGCGGCGGAAGCGGCGCGACGGCGGACAGCGACGGCGCGGACGCCGTGCATACGCACATGACGAATACGCGGCTGACGGACGCCGAGATCATCGAGCGGCGGTACCCGATCCGGTTGCACGAATTCGGCATCCGCCAGGGAAGCGGTGGAACAGGCGAGCATCGCGGTGGAGCGGGCATCGTCCGTCGGATCGAATTCCTGGCGCCGCTGTCTCTGTCGATTCTCGCCCAGCGGCGCGGGAAGTTCTCGCCGTTCGGTCTGAATGGCGGAGGGGATGGCGCCATCGGCCGAAATCTGTTGACCCGTGCGTCATCGAACGTCGAGACGGACGTCGGAGGCGCGATCCAGACGACCGTCGAGCCGGGAGACCGGCTGACGATCGAGACGCCAGGGGGCGGGGGGTATGGAACAGCCTGAGCCAGAACGCCGTCGTCTGCGCCGCCGAAATCGAATCCTGATTGTCGGCGCACTGCTCCTACTCGTGACGACCGGCTTCTGGATATTTCGCCGTCCTGTCGACCCGCGCGTCGTAGGGCGATGGAAGTTCACGGTGAATCACAATGCTACGGCCGACTCGCGACGTCTGATCGACTTTCAGGCTGACGGCTGGATCCGAACGTCCTTCGTTGACGGGGCGTCGGTGCCGAACGTTGCGAACGGGCGTTGGTGGGTCGAGGAGAATCAGGTCATCGTTCTGGCGAGCAGCGGTAGCCCCGCGCGCCGAATCTGGAACGACCTGCAGATCCTCCTGATACGTGCGACTGGCCGCCCCGAGCCGTGGGACATCGACCGCTATGAAGTTGTCGCGAGTTCACCGGAGGAACTGCGCCTCAGGTTTCGACCGCATCCGGGCCAGAAGGGAGAAGACGAAGATTGGGTGTTAACCCGGCCGGCGCAATAAAAGCGGGGTTGAAAACGACCATCAGCGCTCTGCACAACGCTGAGAAGCCGCTCCAACCCCGAACACACTTGGTTTCGTTCAGGCTTCGGCGTGGGCGTTGATGCCCGATTCGGCGAGACCGGTCAGCTTCGAATCCGTTTCCTTTTCTTCGTCGAGAGTTTCCTGGAGCAGGTCGGCCGCCTCGTCCATCTCGATCTGGCGCGCCCAGGTGACGAGCGTGCCGTAGGTGGCGATCTCGTAATGCTCCACCTTCTGGGCCGCGGCGATCAGCATCGCGTCCATCACTTCCGGCGAAGCATCTTCTTCCATGAGTTCCGACCCTTCCTCGATCAATCCCTCCATCGCCTTGCACTTCTTGGCGCGGGGCGTCTTGTCGAGCATTCCGAAGATCTTCTCGAGTCGTTCGACGTGCCCCTTTGTCTGTTCGAGATGTTCTTCGAAGCCGGCCTTCAGGTCTTCGTTCGAGGCGGATTTCGCCATCTTCGGCAACGCTTTGAGCAGCTGCTTTTCGGCGCTGAGCACATCTTTCAGTTCTTCTTCAAAGGCGTCGTGAAGGCTTTCTGCAGGCATGATTGTTCTCTCCGTCTTCTCTCTGCATTTGAAACTGGAATGCAAGAGCAAGGGCGAACGACCGAAACTCAGGTCGCTTCGGCCTCGGGCCGCTCCTGCATCCGGTCTCGCTCACATTGTGCAGAGTCGACGCCAAGCATTTCGTAGGCATGGCAATGGCCGGTCAGACCCCTGTACAGAAGCCCGGCCGCGGCCAGGAATGAGAGCGGACGGGACCGCTTCGGGCCGATGAGGCTGTTCAAGAGCAGCGCGCCGCCTGTCCCGAGCGAAATCAGTCGCTCATTCATCGACACGTTCACCGTTGAACACGTCGCGCCTGCGGCGCCGGCCTGCCTGTCATGCGGAACAAATGGAGGAGCGTGCATCGCAAGACCTGTCCCTTGGACCGCCCAGGGGGCGGCCATGATTCACTGGGCTTCACCACTCAAGTAACAACACTGGCAACCAGCATGCCGCGCGGGGAGAGATGGATCGACTTTCGCGACAATGCACAAACGGCTCGTGAACCCGCGGAGTGGATGCAGCCTTCGACACCGCGAAAACGCAAAGAAACCCACAGCTTTCGCCGCCTTCTGTGTTCTGTGCGATCAGCTCGCACGATGAACATTCAAGGCGTTGGCCGTGGGTCTCTGGCGGATTTCAGACGCTGGAATCCGGTCGCCGGCGGATCAGGGTGTCTTCGGCGCGGCCGTCCGCTGACGGATCACGCCCGGCGCCGGGGGGGTGGCGACTCCGCTATCGGAATTCTGGCTGCGGCCGATCCCGGCGGATGGGGGGGCCGGAGTGGCTCCGGCCTTCGGAGCCGCAGGCGGAGGAGCGGCCTCGGTGCGTCCGGCAGTCCGGCGCGATCGCAGGTCCATCGCAGGGAGCGGCGGCGTGAATGCTCCCTGGGAGCGCGAGGGAACTTGAGCGGCAGGCGTCCGGGAGGCAATCGGCGGATCGGACGACTTGAAGAGACCCCAGCCGCCAGAGCTGACCTTGAACTTGTAGAGACCCTGGTACAGGGTGAACCTCACATCGCCCGCATCGCCGCCGGTGTTGTATTCGACCAGGTGGGGGCGATCACTTTCGAGATCGAGCGTATCGCCCGGCTGCAGTGAGCGCTCCTGACCATCCACCAGAAACCAGACTTCTCCGCCGGAACTGGCGTCGTTGTGCAGCTGGATGGGAGCACCCTGTCCGGCCGTCCGGTTGGTCGGAGCTGTGCCATACACCTGGACGGGAGAGGCCGTCGCCCATACTCGTTCAATGCGGTCGTCGCCGATCGCTGTGAATGTCATCGAGAGCAGCGCTCCGAGCGCCGTTCCTGACAGGAGGGTTGCCTGAATGGTTCTTCGCAGCATCATTCTTTCTCCGTGCGCTTGGGAAGCCGGCCCTTCATTATCGTTCGACCTCGCACGCTGTGAATGCCGGTTTTTCAGATGAGCTGGAATTCAAAGGCGCTCGCCGAGGCGGGCCAGGAGAATGTCGGTCATCAGCGGGTGCAGGCCGACCGGCGGGCGGAGCGTGACGGTGAGCCCCGGATGTTCGCTTGCGAACTGATCCCGGAAGCGGGACAGGTCGTCCGTCACGTGACTGCCGGCCGACAGGAACCATGGAAGCATGTCGATCTCGCGGGCGCCTGACTGGCGGCATTTTTCGAGACCTTCGGGAATCGTCGGTTCGGCCAGCTCGAGGTAGGCCACCTCCACGATCTTGCCCGGGACTTTCGGCCGCAGCATGACGGCCAGTTGGACCAGGTCCTGATTGGCGGCCGGGCGACGGCTTCCGTGAGCAATCAGCAGAATGGCAGCGGACATGAAAGACTTAGAAGGGGCTTGACGGAGCGCCACCGCCGCCGCCGCCCGGGGCGGCGGACCGAGGCGGGGCATTGGACGGCGGGCCTGGCGCGGCCGAGACCACCGATGCGCCGGAGGAGTATCGCTGACGGCGATCGGCGTAGCGGATGGGGAACGTCGACCAGAACTCCGGAGGCTTCCCGTTGTAGCGCGAGAACTCCGACCGATCAAAAACGTTGCCCGTCGAGAAGATGTTCTCCGAGACGTACTGCGTGAACGCGAGCCACTGCCGGTCCGGGGCGTTCTCGATCCCCGTGAGTCCGAAGAAGTTATTGCGCTCGGCCTGGAAATCGAGAAACTCGCGCGGGAGCGGGGCGGTATGCAGGGCCGTCAGCACGATGGCGGCGGTGGCATAGCCGGAGAGAAGGCCGAAGCCCCAGCGGCCTCCGTCATAAACGAGCGGATTGACCTCGATCTGCGTCGGCATCAGGTATTCGGCCACCATCCGCAGTCCGGTGACTCCCAGGGCGAACAGGCCCAGAAGGGCGATGATGTCCGCCCGGGTCTGCCATTCCAGAGTGGCTGGAAACATCGCGGCGACCGGCTCGAAGAAGTTCATGGCGAGCAGGCCGGCGAGAATGATCGAAAGGAAGGTCGTCGCCGCTCCCCACGGGCCTTCGCTCGCCACGCAGTACGTGACGACTCCGATGACGGCGAGGAGAAGAGGGTCGATCATGCCTGAGGATGAATGGGGAGTGAGTAGTGGGTAATAAAAAGGACTATTTGACGACCCGGAGGAGTTCGTCGACGGAGGTGACCCCGCGGACGACGAGTCTGAGACCTTCTTCCTTCATGTACAGCATGCCGTCCTTGCGCGCCTCGGCCTTGATGGCGGACATCGCGGCCTTGTCGCGGATCATGTCCCGCATCCGCTCGTTGATATTCAGCAGTTCGAACACCCCGACGCGGCCGCGGTATCCCAGGCCCCCGCAGTGCGTGCACGATTCCTCGGGATTCGTAGGGGGGCGATAGAACTCCTTGACCTTCTCCGCCGACAGCCCCGCCTTCTTGAGAAATTCGGGATTCGGGTGGTAGGCCTCGCGGCAGTGCGGGCACAGCCGGCGGGCCAGACGCTGGGCCAGCACGGCCGACAGCGAGCCGCCGAGCATGAAGGGCTCGACGCCAAGATCGAGAATTCGGAACAGGGCGGAGACCGAATCGTTGGCGTGGACGGTGGAGAACACCATGTGACCGGTGGCCGCGGCCTGGCAGGCGATCTTCGCCGTTTCCTCGTCGCGGATTTCACCGATCATCACGACGTCGGGGTCCTGCCGCAGAATCGATTTCAACGACTGGCCGAAGCTCTGCCCCGATTTCTGGTTGATCTCGATCTGCGTGACGCCTTCCATCTTGTACTCAATCGGGTCTTCGACGGTGATGATGTTGTTCTCATACCGGTCGATGTAACTGAGGAAGGCGTACAGCGTGGTCGACTTGCCGGCTCCGGTCGGGCCGCAGCTGAGGAACATGCCGTGCGGCTGGTCGATAATCAGCTTGATCTTTTCCTCGAGCTGCTTGCGCATCCCGAGGCCCTCGAGCGTGCTCACCGAGTTCGACTGGTCCAGGATGCGGATACTCAGCTTTTCGCCGTGACGCGTCCCCTGGCTGGCGAGGCGGAAGTCGATCTCCCGCTTTTCGCACAGGGCTCCGAAGCTGCCGTCCTGCGGCCGCCGGCGCTCGGTGATATCCATCGCCGAGAGAACCTTGAAGATGTTCGTGATCGCGTCGCCGATCGGCCGGTCGAACGGCTCGGTCGGATACATGACGCCGTCGATGCGGATACGGACGGAGGTTTCGTCTTCGTTGGGCTCGATATGGATGTCGGTGGCGCGGCGGAGGATCGCGTCATAGACGAGCTCGCGGGCGGCCATATACCCCTTGGAGGTTTCGACGGCGCGGGAGGCCTTCTCGTCCTTCGCGCCGGTTCGGGTCTTTCCAATGAAGATGATGGGGGGGCCGACGACGGAATCGACGGCGCGGCCCGTTCCGAGGTGGACTCCGATCCGCGCGAGTTGGCGGACGCCCCACTTCTTGAGATGGGCCGGGGTCATCACCTTGCCCGAGTCGGGAACGCGGTCGTTGCGTTCCTTGATGTAGATGGCGAGTGGTCCGCCCCAGGCGAGGAGGCTGCCGATGAAGCTGCCCGCGAAGCTCGGAACCGTGAGGGCCAGGAACATGGCGCCGACCCCTGCCCCTAACTGCACACCGTTCCACAGGACGGGGCGGACTTTGAGGCTGGCGGCGTCTTCTGCGACCCAGTTGCCGTAGTGGATCCAGGCCGCGAAAAGCAGCAGCACAGGAGCGAATTTCCACAGGCTGATGTAGCCGCCCGCCACGGGGGACATCTGGGGGCTGAGGCTGTTCCGGTTTCCCCGGTAGAACGCCCCGCCCGGCATGGGGGGAAACTTGTCCCCGCCCCCGATCATCGGGGAAGGCGGCAGGGGGGAGGCTGGAGCGGCGGTTGCCGGCGTCCCGGCCGCTGGCGGTGGTTCCTGGGCGTCGACCTGAACTCCCATGCCGAGCACGCATGCCATCAGCAGCAGGCGCAGCACCAGTTTTTGGAAGCACGACATGGAGAGCTTTGGAGGAGACCGAATCGAATGAACCCGCAATGAATAAGCGACCATGATTCTGACCGCTAGACGGCCTGCGACTCAAGGGAGAACCGGGGGCTTCCGTTCATGGTCCCGACATCCTTCTACGGGAGGTTGCGCGATGGCGAGTTCGGGGCCGCGATCCATCAGAAGCGGCGGCCGAGCGTGTGTTGGCTACAGCCGGCCGCTGCGCAGGATGCCGTAGATCAGCCAGATGCCCAGGCAGCCCGACAGGAAGAAGGCCGGGATGTTGATCCAGAGCGAGCCGCCGCCGCGGATCACGATGGCCGTCGACAGCAGGATGGATGAAGTCACCACCCCGATCACGACGCGGTTGCTCGATCGATCGAACTCAGTGATCACCCGGTCGAGCCCCTTGAGGTCGAGCTGGATCCGGAGCCGGTCGTTGGCAACCCGGTTGAGCGCCCGCGAGAGCTGTCCGGGCATCGCATGCAGCGACGATGCGAGATCGCGAA contains:
- a CDS encoding YciE/YciF ferroxidase family protein, translated to MPAESLHDAFEEELKDVLSAEKQLLKALPKMAKSASNEDLKAGFEEHLEQTKGHVERLEKIFGMLDKTPRAKKCKAMEGLIEEGSELMEEDASPEVMDAMLIAAAQKVEHYEIATYGTLVTWARQIEMDEAADLLQETLDEEKETDSKLTGLAESGINAHAEA
- a CDS encoding CvpA family protein, with product MIDPLLLAVIGVVTYCVASEGPWGAATTFLSIILAGLLAMNFFEPVAAMFPATLEWQTRADIIALLGLFALGVTGLRMVAEYLMPTQIEVNPLVYDGGRWGFGLLSGYATAAIVLTALHTAPLPREFLDFQAERNNFFGLTGIENAPDRQWLAFTQYVSENIFSTGNVFDRSEFSRYNGKPPEFWSTFPIRYADRRQRYSSGASVVSAAPGPPSNAPPRSAAPGGGGGGAPSSPF
- a CDS encoding hydantoinase B/oxoprolinase family protein translates to MWQFWLDVGGTFTDCIARRPDGEIVTHKTLSSGVVKGRVGRLVSATSWIDPGKAGDPQGLWIGWKASFGGDPVEVTGFDSATGEMQVASPPEMTPQAGMQYELRCGSEAPIVAIRYLLGLSPKDVIPPVDVRLGTTRGTNALLERKGARVAFVVTKGFKDVLLIGNQDRPRLFDLTIRKPQPLFSTVVEIDERLDADGKVLVAPNRDTLKKQFEELRRSNVDSLAICLLHAYLNPAHEQLVEEAARAAGFDEISVSSQVSPLIKLVSRGDTTVLDAYLNPILRRYVSSLRRDLGETTRLRLMTSAGGLVEAGKFSGKDSILSGPAGGVIGYARVGEQAGFPRTIGFDMGGTSTDVSRYDGQFDYEYETQKAGVRMAVPTLAVETVAAGGGSICRFDGVKLVVGPESAGADPGPACYGRSGPLTMTDVNLSLGRLLPHRFPFLLDTAAVAKRLGDVCTAVNAGSAGKDKVPEEVAAGFVDVANANMARAIRRISTAKGYDPSEYALVCFGGAGGLHACAMARELRMKQVFLHPFAGLLSAYGMGVADVRRHAEQSVLQPLNASTLDAIAGSAAELSARLVSDIVSEGIPADRVQARRTLDLRYKGVEAVINVPWIDGADPAVEYEKQHERLYGYKRPGRPIEVSVLRVEAVGGWKSEGLPKQESVARQIEPKERTRAWTGSGWADVPVFVREQLHAGDTFRGPAIFCEPTSTIWVEEGFEAKILPRGEILLNDVRGAAVGEQASRADLETADPVLLEVFNNQFASIAEQMGLTLQRTSVSTNVKERLDFSCAVFDAAGQLIVNAPHIPVHLGAMGETVRRIISDNPDLAPGDVYVTNDPYRGGSHLPDVTVVTPVHSDSGELRFFTASRAHHAEIGGIAPGSMPPFSKTLADEGVLIRNFKLVDKGTSREDDLKALLLSGAHPTRNVGDNLADIAAQAAANKAGATLLLDLIGQRGWPIVSAYMRHIRESASKKMRLALAKMPDGDYRRIDHLDDGSPIAVNVTITGESARVDFSGTGPVLKTNLNANRAIVRAAVLYVYRCLINEDIPLNDGVLEPVEIVLPECLLSPPANDDPSQCAAIVGGNVETSQRVVDVLLGALGLAAASQGTMNNLTFGNTTFGYYETICGGSGATADSDGADAVHTHMTNTRLTDAEIIERRYPIRLHEFGIRQGSGGTGEHRGGAGIVRRIEFLAPLSLSILAQRRGKFSPFGLNGGGDGAIGRNLLTRASSNVETDVGGAIQTTVEPGDRLTIETPGGGGYGTA
- a CDS encoding GspE/PulE family protein; amino-acid sequence: MSCFQKLVLRLLLMACVLGMGVQVDAQEPPPAAGTPATAAPASPLPPSPMIGGGDKFPPMPGGAFYRGNRNSLSPQMSPVAGGYISLWKFAPVLLLFAAWIHYGNWVAEDAASLKVRPVLWNGVQLGAGVGAMFLALTVPSFAGSFIGSLLAWGGPLAIYIKERNDRVPDSGKVMTPAHLKKWGVRQLARIGVHLGTGRAVDSVVGPPIIFIGKTRTGAKDEKASRAVETSKGYMAARELVYDAILRRATDIHIEPNEDETSVRIRIDGVMYPTEPFDRPIGDAITNIFKVLSAMDITERRRPQDGSFGALCEKREIDFRLASQGTRHGEKLSIRILDQSNSVSTLEGLGMRKQLEEKIKLIIDQPHGMFLSCGPTGAGKSTTLYAFLSYIDRYENNIITVEDPIEYKMEGVTQIEINQKSGQSFGQSLKSILRQDPDVVMIGEIRDEETAKIACQAAATGHMVFSTVHANDSVSALFRILDLGVEPFMLGGSLSAVLAQRLARRLCPHCREAYHPNPEFLKKAGLSAEKVKEFYRPPTNPEESCTHCGGLGYRGRVGVFELLNINERMRDMIRDKAAMSAIKAEARKDGMLYMKEEGLRLVVRGVTSVDELLRVVK
- a CDS encoding YgaP family membrane protein, whose protein sequence is MHAPPFVPHDRQAGAAGATCSTVNVSMNERLISLGTGGALLLNSLIGPKRSRPLSFLAAAGLLYRGLTGHCHAYEMLGVDSAQCERDRMQERPEAEAT
- a CDS encoding sirohydrochlorin chelatase; translated protein: MSAAILLIAHGSRRPAANQDLVQLAVMLRPKVPGKIVEVAYLELAEPTIPEGLEKCRQSGAREIDMLPWFLSAGSHVTDDLSRFRDQFASEHPGLTVTLRPPVGLHPLMTDILLARLGERL
- a CDS encoding cupin domain-containing protein, which codes for MMLRRTIQATLLSGTALGALLSMTFTAIGDDRIERVWATASPVQVYGTAPTNRTAGQGAPIQLHNDASSGGEVWFLVDGQERSLQPGDTLDLESDRPHLVEYNTGGDAGDVRFTLYQGLYKFKVSSGGWGLFKSSDPPIASRTPAAQVPSRSQGAFTPPLPAMDLRSRRTAGRTEAAPPPAAPKAGATPAPPSAGIGRSQNSDSGVATPPAPGVIRQRTAAPKTP